From one Tsukamurella tyrosinosolvens genomic stretch:
- a CDS encoding DUF1707 SHOCT-like domain-containing protein: MADSDGIRVGDPERQRAVELLGEAMATGYLTVEEFDQRTHAAYAAANRGELQVLVNDLPIRDRLFPAVPEVADRPVEVLDLEWTTVHRKGVWTVPARLRITGSTGTAKIDFRNADFPYGGVEIDVQVSWSTLKLHLTPTMRVDASGMDYSGWSSLKDKAGPAAGAAGPFLVLRGSASAGSTIQLRR; this comes from the coding sequence ATGGCGGACAGCGATGGGATCCGGGTGGGCGACCCCGAACGGCAGCGGGCCGTCGAGCTGCTCGGGGAGGCGATGGCGACCGGCTACCTGACCGTGGAGGAGTTCGACCAGCGCACGCACGCGGCCTACGCCGCCGCGAATCGCGGTGAGCTGCAGGTGCTCGTGAACGACCTCCCGATCCGCGACCGGCTCTTCCCCGCGGTGCCAGAGGTCGCGGACAGGCCGGTCGAGGTGCTCGACCTGGAATGGACGACGGTGCACCGCAAGGGCGTGTGGACGGTGCCCGCGCGCCTCCGCATCACGGGTTCGACGGGCACGGCGAAAATCGATTTCCGCAACGCCGACTTCCCCTACGGCGGGGTCGAGATCGACGTCCAGGTCTCGTGGAGCACGCTCAAGCTGCACCTGACGCCGACGATGCGCGTGGACGCCTCGGGGATGGACTACTCGGGGTGGAGTTCGCTCAAGGACAAGGCGGGCCCGGCGGCCGGAGCGGCCGGTCCGTTCCTCGTGCTGCGCGGCTCGGCCTCCGCGGGGAGCACGATCCAACTTCGCCGGTGA
- a CDS encoding maleylpyruvate isomerase family mycothiol-dependent enzyme codes for MSDVWQLVHAERRALIAFLEGVDDARWDTPSLCPGWRVRDVVAHQISTADTTRLGFIKGMVLARFDFDRDNQNGVDRELGPAAQMLDRYRALVDRTSGPPAPLDTRLVEAVVHGEDIRRPLGAVGDYPPEAVERALRLQARTGKGMGGAKEHVAGLRLRATDADVTLGGGPEVTGPLLALLLAVSGRTVALEELSGEGLPTLVERVS; via the coding sequence ATGTCCGATGTCTGGCAACTGGTCCATGCGGAACGCCGCGCCCTGATCGCCTTCCTCGAGGGCGTCGACGACGCGCGGTGGGACACGCCCTCGCTGTGCCCGGGATGGCGCGTGCGCGACGTGGTCGCCCACCAGATCTCCACCGCGGACACCACCCGCCTGGGCTTCATCAAGGGAATGGTCCTCGCTCGCTTCGACTTCGACCGCGACAACCAGAACGGCGTCGACCGCGAGCTGGGCCCGGCGGCGCAGATGCTGGACCGGTACCGAGCGCTCGTCGACCGCACGTCGGGCCCGCCCGCCCCGCTCGACACGCGGCTCGTCGAGGCCGTCGTGCACGGCGAGGACATCCGGCGTCCGTTGGGCGCCGTCGGCGATTACCCGCCGGAGGCCGTCGAGCGGGCACTGCGGCTGCAGGCCCGTACCGGGAAGGGCATGGGCGGTGCGAAGGAGCACGTCGCGGGGCTGCGGTTGCGCGCCACCGACGCGGACGTCACGCTCGGCGGCGGCCCGGAGGTCACCGGTCCGCTGCTCGCCCTGCTGCTCGCCGTGAGCGGGCGCACCGTCGCCCTGGAGGAGCTGAGCGGGGAGGGCCTGCCCACCCTCGTGGAACGGGTCTCCTGA